From the Arthrobacter sp. PM3 genome, one window contains:
- a CDS encoding (Fe-S)-binding protein produces the protein MRIALFATCIVDAMYPGTARATVSILERLGHEVIFPAGQACCGQMHVNSGYFKEALPVVANHVKAFEAQEYDAAVAPSGSCVASVKHQHPMVARRCGDAGLEARAAAVGQKTYELSQLLVDVLGVTDAAAQLGSYFPHRITYHPSCHGMRLLRLGDRQLDLLRSVGGIELAELPEAGQCCGFGGTFSMKNADVSSAMLADKTANICGTGAELCAGGDASCLMHIGGGLSRQGSGVTTMHIAEILASTLENPAAVTGDVRLTTGRTAR, from the coding sequence GTGAGGATCGCACTTTTTGCCACATGCATCGTGGACGCCATGTACCCCGGCACGGCCCGCGCCACGGTGTCCATCCTGGAACGGCTCGGCCACGAGGTCATCTTCCCCGCCGGGCAGGCCTGCTGCGGGCAGATGCACGTCAACAGCGGCTACTTCAAAGAGGCGCTGCCGGTTGTCGCCAACCATGTGAAGGCCTTCGAGGCGCAGGAGTACGACGCCGCCGTCGCACCGTCCGGCTCCTGCGTCGCCTCCGTGAAGCACCAGCACCCTATGGTCGCCCGCCGCTGCGGGGACGCCGGGCTGGAAGCCCGCGCCGCCGCCGTCGGGCAGAAGACCTACGAGCTGTCCCAGCTCCTGGTGGACGTCCTGGGCGTCACGGACGCCGCGGCGCAGCTGGGCTCCTACTTCCCGCACCGGATCACGTACCACCCCAGCTGCCACGGCATGCGCCTGCTCCGGCTCGGCGACCGGCAGCTGGATCTCCTGCGCTCGGTGGGCGGGATCGAGCTGGCCGAGCTGCCCGAGGCCGGGCAGTGCTGTGGCTTCGGCGGCACCTTCTCGATGAAGAACGCGGACGTGTCCTCGGCAATGCTCGCGGACAAGACCGCCAACATCTGCGGCACCGGCGCCGAGCTCTGCGCCGGCGGCGACGCGTCCTGCCTGATGCATATCGGCGGCGGACTGTCCCGGCAGGGCAGCGGCGTCACCACGATGCACATCGCCGAGATCCTGGCCAGCACCCTCGAGAATCCCGCCGCCGTCACCGGCGACGTCCGCCTCACCACCGGAAGGACCGCACGATGA
- a CDS encoding LutB/LldF family L-lactate oxidation iron-sulfur protein, with translation MSGTFLGMPSLPVFGTGNLHEHEPFPKAAHRELGNTQLRANLGHATGTIRDKRLAVVSELPDWEGLREAGRAIKESVMARLPDLLEKFEANFTARGGKIHWARDAGEANAIVASLIREQGADEVVKVKSMATQEIGLNEYLEDQGIAAFETDLAELIVQLDHDKPSHILVPAIHKNRTQVRDIFLREMEGVDPDLTNEPARLAAAARAHLRRKFLSAKVAVSGANFALADSGTLAVVESEGNGRMCLTLPETLITVMGVEKLLPSWEDLEVFMQLLPRSSTGERMNPYTSLWTGVTPDDGPQNVHLVLLDNGRSAALADEMGRSALHCIRCSACMNVCPVYERTGGHAYGSTYPGPIGAILSPLLTGITAEENNSLPYASSLCGACYDACPVKINIPDILVHLRGEDVDSKRGKKKLPSQMDLGMKAASWALSSGRNLGLVEKALPLGRLAAGPDRKITKLPGIAAGWTQSRDIPAPPGQSFRQWWDKEHRAPAGPAESTAPVEGPEGES, from the coding sequence ATGAGCGGCACATTCCTGGGGATGCCGTCCCTGCCTGTTTTCGGCACCGGCAACCTGCACGAACACGAACCCTTCCCCAAGGCCGCGCACCGCGAACTCGGCAACACCCAGCTGCGCGCCAACCTCGGCCACGCCACCGGCACCATCCGGGACAAGCGGCTGGCTGTCGTGTCCGAACTCCCCGACTGGGAAGGGCTGCGCGAGGCCGGCCGGGCAATCAAGGAATCCGTCATGGCCCGGCTGCCTGACCTCTTGGAGAAGTTCGAGGCGAACTTCACCGCCCGCGGCGGGAAAATCCACTGGGCCCGTGACGCCGGCGAGGCAAACGCGATTGTCGCGTCCCTCATCCGGGAGCAGGGCGCCGACGAGGTGGTCAAGGTGAAATCCATGGCCACGCAGGAAATTGGGCTCAACGAGTACCTCGAGGACCAGGGGATCGCGGCGTTCGAGACCGACCTCGCCGAACTCATCGTCCAGCTCGACCACGACAAGCCCAGCCACATCCTGGTCCCGGCCATCCACAAGAACCGCACCCAGGTCCGGGACATCTTCCTGCGCGAAATGGAGGGCGTGGACCCGGACCTGACCAACGAACCGGCCCGCCTCGCCGCCGCCGCCCGGGCCCACCTGCGCCGCAAGTTCCTCAGCGCCAAGGTGGCCGTGTCCGGCGCGAACTTCGCCCTCGCCGACTCCGGCACCCTCGCCGTCGTCGAATCCGAAGGCAACGGGCGCATGTGCCTGACGCTCCCGGAAACCCTCATCACCGTGATGGGCGTGGAGAAGCTGCTGCCGTCCTGGGAGGACCTGGAAGTGTTCATGCAGCTGCTCCCGCGCTCCTCCACCGGGGAGCGGATGAACCCGTACACCTCGCTGTGGACCGGCGTCACGCCCGACGACGGGCCGCAGAACGTGCACCTGGTCCTGCTGGATAACGGGCGCAGCGCCGCCCTGGCCGACGAAATGGGCCGCTCGGCCCTGCACTGCATCCGCTGCAGCGCCTGCATGAACGTCTGCCCGGTCTACGAACGCACCGGCGGGCACGCCTACGGCTCCACCTACCCGGGTCCGATCGGTGCGATCCTGTCCCCGCTGCTGACCGGGATCACGGCGGAGGAGAACAACTCCCTGCCGTATGCCTCGTCCCTGTGCGGGGCCTGCTACGACGCCTGCCCGGTGAAGATCAACATCCCGGACATCCTGGTGCACCTGCGCGGCGAGGACGTGGACAGCAAACGCGGCAAGAAGAAGCTGCCCAGCCAGATGGACCTCGGCATGAAAGCCGCCTCCTGGGCGCTGTCCTCCGGCAGGAACCTCGGGCTGGTGGAGAAGGCGCTGCCCCTGGGCCGGCTTGCCGCCGGCCCGGACCGCAAAATCACCAAATTGCCGGGCATCGCCGCCGGCTGGACACAGAGCCGGGACATCCCCGCTCCGCCCGGTCAGTCCTTCCGGCAATGGTGGGACAAGGAACACCGGGCCCCGGCCGGTCCTGCAGAAAGCACAGCGCCGGTCGAGGGCCCGGAGGGAGAATCATGA
- a CDS encoding LUD domain-containing protein gives MSARDEILGRIRSALRDTPSVPEVPRDYRRSSELGEEELIELLTDRLLDYKANVVVEQASAVPRRLAALLEGTGRYAVPHGLDQSLFAEADGFDGGSSRRVTDAPGHRLSVEELDAVDAVVTGSAVAVAETGTIILDAGPDQGRRVISLVPDRHICIVRAGDITAILPEALRRLDAARPQTWISGPSATSDIELERVEGVHGPRTLDVVIVRG, from the coding sequence ATGAGCGCACGCGACGAAATACTCGGCCGAATCCGCTCGGCCCTGCGGGACACCCCGTCCGTGCCCGAGGTCCCGCGCGACTACCGGCGCTCCTCCGAGCTGGGCGAGGAAGAGCTCATCGAGCTGCTGACGGACCGCCTCTTGGATTACAAGGCGAACGTCGTCGTCGAGCAAGCATCCGCGGTCCCGCGGCGCCTCGCCGCGCTGCTCGAGGGCACCGGCCGCTACGCTGTCCCGCACGGCCTGGACCAGTCGCTGTTCGCGGAGGCGGACGGGTTCGACGGCGGTTCCAGCCGCCGCGTCACTGACGCACCCGGGCACCGGCTCAGCGTCGAGGAGCTGGACGCGGTGGACGCCGTCGTCACCGGCAGCGCTGTGGCGGTCGCCGAAACCGGCACCATCATCCTCGACGCCGGCCCCGACCAGGGCCGCCGCGTCATTAGCCTCGTCCCGGACCGGCACATCTGCATCGTCCGGGCCGGCGACATCACCGCGATCCTGCCGGAGGCCCTGCGCCGGCTCGACGCCGCCCGCCCGCAGACCTGGATCAGCGGCCCCAGCGCCACGAGCGACATCGAACTCGAACGCGTCGAGGGCGTCCATGGCCCGCGGACCCTGGACGTGGTGATCGTGCGGGGGTAG
- a CDS encoding MIP/aquaporin family protein: MVDQQGKSGTGRRNRHEDPAHSRGLASELGTIEQNILVRIEDFNDPRQEWRRLFSELYGTFLLVIVAAGGGMMSQAFPGVISRTAAVVSPGLMVLGIILFMGKVSGAHLNPAVSIAFALRGDFPWWRVPGYIATQLLGATLACLLLQSVIGVSASYGSNYPATNYSAGAAFWMEALLTLGLVSVILGTASGAQNVGLLGAFGVGGYIALAGLWGSPISGTSMNPARTFGPDLVSGNFSDYWVYVAGPLVGAAVAVGLAFVLRGPGGGQSGSGAAQGALFTEAATKDQP, translated from the coding sequence ATGGTGGATCAGCAGGGCAAATCCGGAACCGGACGCAGGAACCGGCACGAGGACCCGGCGCACAGCCGCGGCCTCGCCAGCGAACTCGGAACCATCGAACAGAACATCCTGGTGCGGATCGAAGACTTCAACGACCCGCGCCAGGAATGGCGGCGCCTGTTCTCGGAACTGTACGGCACCTTCCTGCTGGTCATTGTGGCAGCCGGCGGCGGGATGATGAGTCAGGCGTTCCCCGGAGTCATCAGCCGCACGGCGGCCGTGGTGTCTCCCGGGCTGATGGTGCTGGGGATCATTCTGTTCATGGGCAAGGTCTCGGGGGCGCATCTGAACCCCGCGGTCAGCATCGCGTTCGCGCTCCGCGGCGACTTCCCGTGGTGGCGCGTGCCGGGCTACATCGCCACCCAGCTCCTCGGAGCGACCCTCGCCTGCCTGCTGCTGCAGTCCGTCATCGGCGTCTCGGCCTCGTACGGCTCCAACTATCCCGCAACGAATTATTCCGCGGGAGCGGCATTCTGGATGGAGGCCCTGCTGACCCTGGGGCTGGTCAGTGTCATTCTCGGAACAGCGTCCGGCGCCCAGAACGTCGGGCTGCTGGGAGCCTTCGGGGTTGGCGGCTACATTGCCCTGGCCGGCCTGTGGGGCAGCCCCATCTCCGGCACGTCGATGAATCCCGCCCGCACATTCGGACCTGATCTGGTCAGCGGCAACTTCAGCGACTACTGGGTGTATGTCGCCGGGCCGCTGGTGGGCGCAGCTGTCGCGGTCGGTCTCGCGTTCGTCTTGCGCGGCCCAGGCGGCGGGCAGTCCGGTTCCGGGGCCGCGCAGGGAGCGCTCTTCACGGAAGCCGCAACCAAGGATCAGCCCTGA
- a CDS encoding potassium channel family protein, whose amino-acid sequence MTQETWRKYSEWPLVGAAFLFLAAYSILVIYEPPAPYAAILNWVMWLTWIVFGLDYLVKLALAPHRGRWFVRHPMDLLMVVVPVARPLRLLRPFTLRQVMARSPGLAIRTRVMAYVIASALILIYTVALSVLSSEKSAPNANITTMGDSLWWATVTITTIGYGDYYPVTVPGRWAAAALMVGGFAVLSMVTAAVSSWLVESVSAATAARIKPSEVSTSEELARLTAQIEQLHARLAANPEAAHDDDGRHGGMQDGAAR is encoded by the coding sequence ATGACCCAAGAGACGTGGCGAAAGTACTCCGAATGGCCCCTCGTCGGCGCGGCCTTTCTCTTCCTGGCGGCCTACTCCATCCTGGTGATTTACGAACCGCCGGCGCCTTACGCCGCGATCCTGAACTGGGTCATGTGGTTGACCTGGATAGTTTTTGGGCTCGACTATCTTGTGAAACTGGCTCTCGCACCCCACCGGGGACGGTGGTTCGTTCGCCATCCGATGGACCTGCTCATGGTGGTGGTGCCGGTCGCGCGGCCGTTGCGGCTCCTGCGTCCCTTCACCCTGCGCCAGGTCATGGCACGGTCGCCGGGGCTGGCCATCAGGACGCGCGTCATGGCCTACGTCATCGCCTCCGCCCTGATCCTCATCTATACCGTCGCCTTGAGTGTCCTCAGTTCAGAGAAGAGCGCCCCGAACGCGAACATCACCACTATGGGTGATTCGCTGTGGTGGGCGACGGTCACGATCACGACGATCGGCTATGGCGACTACTACCCGGTGACGGTGCCCGGCCGCTGGGCTGCGGCGGCCCTGATGGTCGGCGGCTTCGCCGTGTTGAGCATGGTCACCGCGGCCGTCTCGTCCTGGCTCGTCGAAAGCGTGAGCGCGGCGACCGCTGCACGGATCAAACCCAGTGAGGTCTCAACCAGCGAGGAGCTTGCCCGCCTCACGGCGCAGATCGAGCAGCTTCATGCCCGGCTGGCTGCAAACCCGGAAGCCGCCCACGACGACGACGGCCGGCACGGGGGCATGCAGGACGGGGCAGCGCGTTAG
- a CDS encoding LacI family DNA-binding transcriptional regulator yields the protein MTRPAAGRPHSITQADVAREVGVSRTLVSFAFRGAPGVSEETKQAIFDAAKILGYRHNAAAADLARKQPSTIGLFLLDLSNEVYVDIFSGVRESLSPAKKRLILSVSRSRGSIDPDSVGSLIEARVGVVIAATLLEPDAQVQELARSVPLVSVTRRVDGVDSVYSDNVAGTQAAVEHLLRLGHTRIAHVTGPAHQGHEDRRQTYESVMRQAGLVPQVVFAQDYTQEAASEASDRLFGPWDRPTAVFAHNDEMALGVRENAVVHGLEVPRDLSLVGYDNSRIARLHGIDLTSVDLHALELGRTAGITALDRLANPGGPAVDRKLGSRLVVRGSTAAAT from the coding sequence GTGACCCGCCCGGCTGCGGGACGGCCTCACTCGATCACCCAGGCGGATGTCGCGCGCGAGGTCGGCGTGTCCCGGACCCTGGTGTCGTTTGCCTTCCGCGGCGCGCCCGGCGTGAGCGAGGAAACGAAGCAGGCGATTTTCGACGCGGCCAAAATTCTGGGCTACCGGCACAATGCGGCCGCGGCGGACCTGGCAAGGAAGCAGCCCTCCACCATCGGCCTCTTCCTTCTCGACCTCAGCAACGAGGTCTATGTGGACATTTTCAGCGGTGTGCGCGAGTCGCTCTCCCCCGCGAAGAAGCGCCTCATCCTCAGCGTCTCCCGCTCCAGGGGCAGCATCGACCCGGATTCGGTGGGTTCGCTGATCGAGGCGCGGGTCGGCGTCGTCATCGCGGCGACGCTCCTCGAGCCCGACGCGCAGGTCCAGGAACTCGCCCGCAGCGTGCCCCTCGTCAGCGTCACACGGCGCGTGGACGGCGTGGACAGCGTCTATTCAGACAACGTTGCGGGCACGCAGGCCGCTGTGGAACATCTGCTCAGGCTCGGACACACCCGCATTGCCCACGTGACCGGCCCCGCCCACCAGGGCCACGAGGACCGCCGGCAGACCTACGAGAGCGTCATGCGCCAAGCCGGCCTCGTGCCGCAGGTGGTCTTTGCGCAGGATTACACCCAGGAAGCGGCAAGCGAGGCCTCGGACCGGCTCTTCGGACCATGGGACCGGCCGACCGCTGTCTTTGCGCATAACGACGAGATGGCGCTGGGCGTCCGGGAGAACGCCGTCGTCCACGGTCTGGAAGTTCCCCGGGATCTCTCCCTCGTCGGTTACGACAACTCAAGAATCGCCAGGCTTCACGGCATCGACCTGACCTCGGTGGATCTCCATGCCCTCGAGCTTGGACGGACCGCGGGCATCACCGCGCTCGATCGGCTCGCCAACCCGGGCGGTCCCGCCGTCGACCGCAAGCTCGGGTCGCGCCTGGTGGTGCGCGGCTCGACGGCGGCAGCCACGTAG
- a CDS encoding sugar porter family MFS transporter, whose product METATLRGTTSLPPLSDGPHRRRLGLVALVATFGGLLFGYDTGVINGALRPMSAELGLTAMTEGLVTSSLVFAAAFGALIGGRLSDGWGRRKSIILLAVLFFAGTVAVVFTPNFETLVVGRVLLGLAVGGASTVVPVFLAEIAPYEIRGSLAGRNELAIVIGQLAAFVVNAVIGSLFGHIDGVWRVMFAICALPAIALFFGMLRMPESPRWLVEKGRHDEALAVLRTVRTEDRAAAELADVEHVAQEEQESRQIGWRAIFSNRNLLRILLVAIGLGMAQQLTGINSIMYYGQTVLVESGFSESGALVANIAPGVIAVIAGSIALVLMDRIDRRKTFIFGLALTAVSHLLIGVASMALPAGNPARPFVILALVVVFVGSVQLFLNIAVWVYLSEVFPLHMRGIGIGISVFVLWITNGFLSLFFPSLVAAVGITGSFFLFAVINVVALVFVITQVPETRGRTLEALEEDVTTGAIYLVHKK is encoded by the coding sequence ATGGAAACCGCAACTCTCCGCGGCACAACCTCACTACCGCCACTGAGCGACGGCCCGCACCGCCGCCGCCTTGGCCTTGTCGCCCTGGTTGCCACGTTCGGCGGCTTGCTGTTCGGCTACGATACCGGCGTCATCAACGGCGCCCTCCGCCCGATGTCCGCCGAACTCGGTCTCACGGCGATGACCGAAGGCCTCGTGACGAGTTCCCTCGTTTTCGCAGCCGCGTTCGGGGCGCTCATCGGCGGACGCCTCTCGGACGGCTGGGGCCGCCGGAAGTCCATCATCCTGCTCGCCGTACTGTTCTTCGCAGGCACTGTTGCGGTGGTCTTCACGCCGAACTTCGAGACCCTCGTGGTCGGCAGGGTCCTCCTTGGCCTCGCGGTCGGCGGCGCCTCCACCGTGGTCCCGGTGTTCCTGGCCGAGATCGCCCCGTACGAAATCCGCGGCTCCCTGGCGGGCCGGAACGAGCTCGCGATCGTCATCGGCCAGCTGGCGGCCTTCGTCGTCAACGCGGTCATTGGCAGCCTCTTCGGGCACATCGACGGCGTCTGGCGCGTCATGTTCGCCATCTGCGCCCTGCCCGCGATTGCCCTGTTCTTCGGCATGCTGAGAATGCCGGAATCGCCCCGCTGGCTGGTCGAAAAGGGCCGCCACGACGAGGCCCTGGCCGTACTGCGCACGGTCCGCACGGAAGACCGCGCGGCCGCCGAGCTGGCCGACGTCGAGCACGTCGCCCAGGAGGAGCAGGAAAGCCGCCAGATCGGCTGGCGTGCGATCTTCTCCAACAGGAACCTGCTCCGTATTCTGCTCGTTGCCATCGGCCTGGGCATGGCCCAGCAGCTCACCGGCATCAACTCGATCATGTACTACGGCCAGACCGTGCTCGTCGAGTCAGGTTTCAGCGAGAGCGGCGCCCTCGTCGCCAACATCGCTCCCGGTGTCATCGCCGTCATCGCCGGCTCCATCGCCCTGGTCCTCATGGACCGCATCGACCGGCGCAAGACCTTCATCTTCGGGCTGGCCCTGACGGCAGTCTCGCACCTGCTCATCGGCGTCGCATCGATGGCGCTTCCGGCCGGCAACCCCGCGCGTCCCTTCGTCATCCTGGCACTCGTCGTCGTGTTTGTCGGCTCCGTTCAGCTGTTCCTGAACATCGCCGTCTGGGTCTACCTCTCCGAGGTGTTCCCGCTGCACATGCGCGGCATCGGCATCGGTATCTCGGTGTTCGTCCTGTGGATCACGAACGGCTTCCTCTCGCTGTTTTTCCCCTCGCTCGTGGCCGCCGTGGGCATCACGGGCTCGTTCTTCCTCTTCGCGGTTATCAACGTTGTGGCGCTGGTCTTCGTCATCACCCAGGTGCCGGAGACCCGCGGCCGGACCCTTGAGGCCCTCGAAGAGGACGTCACAACCGGGGCCATCTACCTGGTCCACAAGAAGTAG
- a CDS encoding DUF1905 domain-containing protein: MDTTFSAELFEWRGPAPFYWLPLTPDACDYVRANAAAASYGWGAIPVCVRIGGTEWETSLLPRDGGYVLPVRKDVRRQERFGAGDAVTVALRVAPRGGRAANGTGPTM; encoded by the coding sequence GTGGACACGACCTTCAGCGCGGAATTGTTCGAATGGCGTGGTCCGGCGCCGTTCTACTGGTTGCCGCTGACCCCGGACGCCTGTGACTACGTCCGCGCCAACGCGGCGGCGGCCAGCTACGGGTGGGGAGCTATCCCCGTATGCGTGCGAATCGGTGGCACCGAGTGGGAAACCTCGCTGCTGCCGCGCGACGGCGGGTACGTTCTGCCGGTGAGAAAGGACGTCCGCAGGCAGGAGCGTTTTGGCGCCGGCGACGCGGTGACGGTCGCCCTGCGCGTGGCTCCCCGCGGCGGCCGGGCCGCCAACGGCACCGGCCCGACCATGTGA
- the pepN gene encoding aminopeptidase N, producing the protein MPGLNLTRAEAANRAELLTVESYDVTLDLTKGARVFGSTTVVKFSAEPGSSTFIDAVTHAVHSVSLNGRELDPAEVSDGVRIQLPDLVAENELTVVADAPYMNTGEGLHRFVDPVDNEVYLYTQFEVPDSRRMFAVFEQPDLKASFTFTVTAPSHWDVVSNSPTPVPVETIPGEDGGARSVWEFTPTPRLSSYVTALIAGPYQSVRSEVTSAEGRVTPLGIFARKSLMQYLDADNIFELTRQGFEFFEAQFGCPYPFEKYDQLFVPEFNAGAMENAGAVTILEGYVFRGKVTDAQVERRAITVLHELAHMWFGDLVTMRWWDDLWLNESFAEYMSHLAAVENTEFNHAWTTFASEGKSWAYRQDQLPTTHPIFAEINDLQDVEVNFDGITYAKGASVLRQLVAWVGPEQFMAGVRTYFAKHAWKNTELTDLMAELEAASNRDLGLWGKLWLETAGVNTLAPELEVDGEGAITSFAILQSAIAEQPTLRPHRLAVGFYNLNTEGKLERTHREEVDIDGPHTEVPGLVGLARPDLILLNDDDLAYAKIRLDPHSMATAKKHLKDFAASQPRSLVWGSAWDAARDGETPARSYVELVLAHIAHEADSSVILVQLSQLATALTYYVPAGRRTVAAILAADKLWELASSAAPGSDAQLQFVKSYAQIARSGSQLDRIQALLDGSSTLEGLTVDQDLRWELLTALVANGRQSQERIDEELARDNTSTGHNAAALAEAAIPTPEAKAAAWESIVVNGELSNALQASAVAGFTRVPDTALLEPYAEKYFEAVPGIIKERTHALAQQIVVGLYPAQLTTQATVARTDEFLADLSGESAALRRMMLENRDDLTRALRAQEADRFFRADMSGLPGVEASSKP; encoded by the coding sequence TTGCCAGGCCTGAATCTCACGCGCGCAGAAGCAGCGAACCGCGCTGAACTGCTGACCGTCGAGTCCTACGACGTCACCCTTGACCTGACCAAAGGCGCAAGAGTATTTGGCTCCACCACAGTGGTGAAATTTTCCGCAGAGCCGGGCTCGTCCACCTTTATCGACGCCGTGACCCACGCGGTGCACAGTGTGAGCCTCAACGGGCGTGAACTGGATCCGGCGGAGGTTTCCGACGGCGTCCGGATCCAGCTCCCGGACCTGGTGGCTGAGAACGAATTGACCGTCGTCGCCGACGCGCCCTACATGAACACCGGCGAAGGCCTGCACCGGTTCGTGGATCCGGTGGACAACGAGGTCTATCTCTACACACAGTTCGAGGTGCCCGATTCGCGCCGCATGTTTGCCGTGTTCGAACAGCCCGACCTGAAGGCGAGCTTCACGTTCACCGTGACGGCGCCCTCGCACTGGGACGTCGTCTCCAACTCCCCCACCCCGGTGCCGGTGGAGACCATTCCCGGTGAAGACGGCGGCGCCCGCTCGGTCTGGGAGTTCACGCCGACGCCCCGGCTGTCCTCTTATGTCACGGCTCTGATCGCCGGGCCGTACCAGTCGGTCCGCAGCGAGGTCACCTCGGCGGAGGGCCGGGTGACCCCGCTGGGCATCTTCGCCCGCAAGTCCCTCATGCAGTATCTGGATGCGGACAACATCTTCGAGCTCACCAGGCAGGGCTTCGAGTTCTTCGAGGCTCAGTTCGGTTGCCCGTACCCGTTCGAGAAGTACGACCAGCTGTTCGTGCCGGAGTTCAACGCCGGCGCCATGGAGAACGCCGGGGCCGTGACCATCCTGGAGGGCTATGTCTTCCGCGGCAAGGTCACTGACGCCCAGGTGGAGCGGCGCGCCATCACGGTGCTGCACGAGCTGGCGCACATGTGGTTCGGTGACCTCGTGACGATGCGCTGGTGGGACGATCTCTGGCTCAACGAGTCCTTCGCCGAGTACATGTCCCACCTGGCCGCAGTGGAGAACACCGAGTTCAACCACGCCTGGACCACGTTCGCGTCCGAGGGGAAGTCCTGGGCGTACCGGCAGGACCAGCTGCCCACCACGCACCCGATCTTCGCCGAGATCAACGACCTCCAAGACGTCGAGGTCAACTTCGACGGCATCACCTACGCCAAGGGCGCGTCGGTGCTGCGCCAGCTCGTCGCCTGGGTGGGTCCGGAACAGTTCATGGCCGGCGTCCGCACATACTTCGCCAAGCATGCCTGGAAGAACACCGAGCTCACGGACCTCATGGCGGAACTTGAGGCCGCTTCAAACCGGGACCTGGGCCTGTGGGGCAAGCTCTGGTTGGAAACCGCAGGTGTAAACACCCTGGCCCCTGAACTGGAGGTCGACGGTGAGGGCGCAATCACCAGCTTCGCCATCCTTCAGTCAGCGATCGCCGAGCAGCCCACACTTCGGCCGCACCGCCTCGCCGTCGGCTTCTACAACCTGAACACTGAGGGAAAGCTCGAACGCACCCACCGGGAAGAGGTGGACATCGACGGCCCACACACCGAAGTTCCTGGCCTCGTGGGCCTGGCACGGCCGGACCTGATCCTGCTCAACGACGACGACCTTGCCTATGCCAAGATTCGTCTGGACCCACATTCAATGGCCACTGCCAAGAAGCACCTGAAGGACTTCGCTGCCAGCCAGCCCCGCTCCCTCGTCTGGGGTTCGGCCTGGGACGCCGCCCGCGACGGCGAAACCCCGGCCCGCAGTTACGTTGAGCTCGTTCTGGCCCACATCGCTCACGAAGCTGATTCCTCCGTGATCCTGGTCCAGCTAAGCCAGCTGGCAACCGCTCTCACCTATTACGTGCCTGCCGGACGAAGGACTGTTGCCGCAATCTTGGCCGCCGACAAACTGTGGGAGCTCGCGTCCTCTGCCGCGCCTGGGTCCGATGCCCAGCTGCAGTTCGTGAAGTCCTACGCCCAGATCGCGCGCAGCGGCAGCCAACTGGACCGCATCCAGGCTCTGCTGGACGGGTCGTCGACGCTGGAGGGGCTCACCGTGGACCAGGACCTGCGCTGGGAACTGCTGACCGCACTCGTGGCGAACGGCAGGCAAAGCCAGGAACGTATCGACGAGGAACTCGCCCGCGACAACACGTCCACCGGCCACAACGCGGCGGCCTTGGCCGAAGCAGCCATCCCCACGCCTGAGGCCAAAGCAGCGGCCTGGGAATCGATTGTCGTCAACGGCGAACTGTCCAACGCCCTGCAGGCCTCCGCCGTGGCCGGTTTTACGCGCGTCCCGGACACCGCCCTGCTCGAACCTTACGCCGAAAAGTACTTCGAGGCGGTCCCGGGCATCATCAAGGAACGCACCCACGCCTTGGCACAGCAAATCGTCGTGGGTCTCTATCCGGCCCAGCTGACCACCCAGGCCACCGTCGCCCGTACCGACGAGTTCCTTGCCGACTTGTCTGGGGAAAGCGCTGCCCTTCGCCGCATGATGCTCGAAAACCGCGACGACCTCACTCGGGCGCTGCGAGCACAAGAAGCCGACAGGTTTTTTCGGGCAGATATGTCCGGTCTGCCGGGCGTTGAAGCTTCGAGCAAACCGTAA